A window of Castanea sativa cultivar Marrone di Chiusa Pesio chromosome 1, ASM4071231v1 contains these coding sequences:
- the LOC142638223 gene encoding ubiquitin-conjugating enzyme E2-17 kDa-like, translating into MASKRILKELKDLQKDPPTSCSAGPVAEDMFHWQATIMGPPDSPYAGGVFLVTIHFPPDYPFKPPKVAFRTKVFHPNINSNGSICLDILKEQWSPALTISKVLLSICSLLTDPNPDDPLVPEIAHMYKTDRSKYETTARSWTQKYAMG; encoded by the exons ATGGCATCGAAGCGGATCTTGAAGGAGCTCAAGGATCTACAGAAAGATCCTCCTACATCTTGCAGTGCTG GCCCTGTTGCCGAAGACATGTTCCATTGGCAAGCAACAATTATGGGTCCTCCTGACAGTCCTTATGCAGGTGGAGTTTTTTTAGTCACTATTCATTTTCCTCCGGATTACCCTTTTAAACCACCCAAG GTTGCATTCAGGACAAAGGTCTTTCACCCCAATATCAATAGCAATGGGAGCATTTGTCTTGATATTTTGAAGGAGCAGTGGAGCCCTGCCCTTACCATATCCAAG GTGTTGCTTTCAATCTGTTCACTTCTAACAGACCCAAATCCTGACGACCCTTTAGTGCCGGAAATTGCCCACATGTACAAGACTGACAGGAGCAAGTATGAGACAACTGCAAGAAGCTGGACCCAGAAGTATGCTATGGGTTAG
- the LOC142622927 gene encoding putative inactive receptor kinase At4g23740, translating into MENLGFVLSWIFLVGLVFIRGNADPAEDKLALLEFVTNLPHSRSLNWNQSNSVCGYWTGVTCNEDKSRVIAVRLPGIGFNGPIPPYTISRLSALQILSLRSNLISGNFPSDFANLKNLSLLYLQFNNFSGPLPLDFSVWKNLTIINLSNNGFNGSIPHSLSNLTQLAGLNLANNSLSGELPDLNLPRLQVLNVSNNDLNGTLPKSLERFPRSVFSGNNISFESVTPNMPPVFPPSSESPPKPRNSGGLGETALLAIIVAGGILGVVAFAFLILVCCLRRKREDMLSDKLQKGEMSPEKAISRSQDANNRLVFFEGCNYAFDLEDLLRASAEVLGKGTFGTAYKAILEDATTVVVKRLKDVSSGKRDFEQQMQVVGSIKHENVVELKAYYYSKDEKLMVYDYFSQGSVFALLHGKRGEDRTPLDWDTRLRIAIGAARGIARIHLENGGKLVHGNIKSSNIFLNSKQYGCVSDVGLTTIMSSLAPPISRAAGYRAPEVTDTRKAAQPSDVYSFGVVLLELLTGKSPIHTTAGDEIVHLVRWVHSVVREEWTAEVFDLELMRYPNIEEEMVEMLQIAMSCVVRMPDQRPKMLEVVKMIENVRRLDSTENHPSPGNKSESLTPPQQVVGTESSTSSQ; encoded by the exons ATGGAGaatctgggttttgttttgagttggattttcttggtgggtttggtttttattcGAGGAAATGCAGACCCAGCTGAGGATAAGCTAGCTTTGCTTGAGTTTGTGACCAATTTGCCTCACTCTCGCTCTCTAAATTGGAACCAGAGTAACTCTGTGTGTGGCTACTGGACTGGAGTGACTTGCAATGAGGATAAATCTCGAGTAATAGCCGTCCGATTGCCTGGAATTGGATTTAATGGTCCGATTCCGCCTTACACTATAAGCCGACTCTCAGCTTTGCAAATTTTGAGCCTCAGATCCAATTTAATATCTGGGAATTTCCCTTCAGATTTTGCTAACCTCAAAAACCTGTCTTTACTGTACCTTCAATTCAACAACTTCTCGGGACCATTGCCATTGGATTTCTCAGTTTGGAAGAACTTAACTATTATCAATTTGTCTAACAATGGTTTCAATGGAAGCATTCCTCACTCACTTTCGAATTTGACCCAGTTGGCAGGTTTGAATCTTGCAAACAATTCACTCTCTGGTGAACTCCCTGACCTCAATTTGCCAAGATTGCAAGTGCTAAATGTGTCTAACAATGATCTCAATGGTACATTGCCCAAGTCACTTGAGAGGTTTCCGAGGTCTGTGTTTAGTGGCAACAACATTTCTTTTGAAAGTGTTACTCCTAATATGCCGCCAGTGTTTCCACCCTCTTCAGAATCTCCTCCCAAGCCTAGGAATTCAGGGGGGCTTGGTGAAACGGCTTTGTTAGCAATTATAGTTGCTGGTGGTATTCTAGGGGTTGTGGCATTTGCTTTTCTGATACTTGTTTGCTGCTTGAGAAGAAAAAGGGAAGATATGTTATCGGATAAGTTGCAGAAGGGAGAGATGTCACCAGAGAAAGCAATTTCAAGGAGTCAAGATGCGAATAATAGACTGGTTTTCTTTGAGGGTTGTAACTATGCATTTGATTTGGAGGATTTACTGAGGGCCTCTGCTGAGGTACTGGGCAAGGGGACATTTGGTACGGCTTACAAGGCGATTCTAGAGGATGCAACCACTGTGGTGGTAAAGAGGTTGAAGGACGTAAGCTCTGGGAAGCGGGATTTCGAGCAGCAAATGCAGGTTGTGGGGAGTATCAAACATGAGAATGTGGTGGAGCTGAAGGCATATTACTATTCCAAAGATGAGAAGCTGATGGTATATGATTATTTCAGCCAGGGGAGTGTTTTTGCCTTGTTGCATG GTAAAAGAGGAGAGGATAGGACCCCTTTGGATTGGGATACCCGACTAAGAATAGCTATAGGTGCAGCAAGAGGCATTGCTCGTATCCATTTAGAGAATGGTGGGAAACTCGTTCATGGCAACATTAAATCCTCGAACATCTTTCTCAATTCCAAACAGTATGGATGTGTTTCCGATGTTGGTTTGACAACAATAATGAGCTCACTGGCCCCACCTATCTCCCGTGCTGCTGGATACCGAGCCCCAGAAGTGACAGACACCCGAAAAGCAGCACAACCCTCTGATGTCTACAGCTTTGGGGTGGTGTTATTGGAGCTCCTCACTGGAAAATCCCCCATTCATACTACTGCTGGTGATGAGATTGTTCACTTGGTCAGGTGGGTTCATTCAGTTGTCCGAGAGGAGTGGACAGCAGAAGTGTTTGACCTAGAGCTGATGAGGTACCCAAATATTGAGGAAGAGATGGTGGAGATGTTACAGATAGCTATGTCATGTGTAGTGCGGATGCCAGATCAGAGACCTAAAATGCTGGAGGTAGTcaaaatgatagaaaatgtcCGGCGGCTTGATAGTACTGAGAATCATCCATCACCTGGAAACAAATCTGAAAGTTTGACCCCACCACAACAGGTGGTTGGGACAGAATCCTCCACTTCTTCACAGTGA